A genome region from Geobacter pickeringii includes the following:
- a CDS encoding tRNA nucleotidyltransferase/poly(A) polymerase family protein, with amino-acid sequence MKPDLAKFLSGRGLPLVRELATARGVDAYVVGGCLRDLFLGREGRDIDIALSGGWREIPRDFAERTHGSFFWLDEERGHARVITRNLPDAATFDFAPLRGTGIVEDLTLRDFTINSLAVSLATEIVLLDPLEGETDIHRRIVRMCADRAFADDPLRLVRAFRFAAVLGFPIDDATRAAIPTHAAYLSNVSGERIRDELFQALQPDGAGRMLQEMAVAGVFGSIVPWKEGQPTHVVLQEGSERITRLEVLSSSLDALLGDHACTVSERLSGEIQQGITRLALMKLASWLSCLGIEPETASGRLKHGKAAQALLKIFCRLDTAAFRETEDDHYLRKRYRFFDEREPGGPELPLLALANGLIAERLCREFVTYWMESYIPRGKALLLNGDEIISLLHIPRGKAVGAALEMLRESQTMGLVCNRDAAVAFLRKKQLTTEEPMG; translated from the coding sequence ATGAAGCCCGATCTTGCGAAATTTCTCAGCGGACGTGGATTGCCCCTCGTCCGCGAGTTGGCGACTGCCCGCGGCGTGGATGCCTACGTGGTGGGAGGTTGCCTGCGTGACCTTTTCCTCGGCCGGGAAGGGCGCGATATCGACATCGCCCTGTCCGGCGGGTGGAGGGAAATACCCCGGGACTTTGCCGAGCGCACGCATGGAAGCTTCTTCTGGCTCGACGAGGAGCGGGGGCACGCCCGGGTCATCACCCGGAACCTGCCGGATGCCGCCACCTTCGACTTCGCACCGCTGCGAGGGACGGGAATCGTCGAAGACTTGACGCTACGGGACTTTACCATCAATTCCCTCGCTGTTTCCCTCGCCACAGAGATCGTGCTCCTTGATCCACTCGAGGGGGAAACCGACATCCATCGCCGGATTGTCAGGATGTGCGCCGACCGCGCCTTTGCCGACGATCCCCTGCGTCTCGTGCGGGCCTTTCGCTTCGCCGCCGTGCTCGGTTTTCCCATTGATGACGCGACGCGTGCCGCTATTCCCACCCATGCCGCGTATCTGAGCAATGTCTCGGGTGAGCGGATCAGGGATGAGCTGTTCCAGGCCCTGCAGCCTGACGGTGCCGGGCGGATGCTGCAGGAAATGGCGGTTGCCGGCGTTTTCGGTTCAATCGTTCCGTGGAAAGAGGGCCAGCCGACTCATGTGGTGCTACAGGAGGGGAGCGAGCGCATCACCCGCCTCGAAGTACTGAGCAGTTCCCTCGATGCGCTGCTCGGCGACCATGCGTGTACGGTGAGTGAGCGACTGTCAGGCGAGATCCAGCAGGGCATCACACGGCTTGCCCTCATGAAACTCGCCTCGTGGCTTTCCTGTCTCGGCATCGAGCCGGAGACGGCGAGCGGGCGGTTGAAACACGGCAAGGCTGCCCAGGCCCTGCTGAAGATATTCTGCCGACTTGACACAGCAGCATTTCGCGAGACGGAAGATGATCACTACCTCCGCAAGCGGTACCGTTTTTTCGACGAACGGGAGCCGGGTGGCCCCGAGTTGCCGCTGCTGGCCCTTGCGAATGGCCTCATCGCAGAGCGCCTCTGTAGGGAATTCGTCACTTACTGGATGGAATCATACATCCCCCGGGGAAAAGCTCTGCTCCTCAACGGCGATGAAATCATATCCCTCCTCCACATTCCACGCGGGAAGGCCGTGGGCGCAGCACTCGAAATGCTCCGCGAGAGTCAGACCATGGGACTTGTTTGCAACCGGGATGCCGCCGTCGCGTTTCTCAGGAAAAAACAGTTGACAACGGAAGAGCCCATGGGCTAA
- a CDS encoding tyrosine-type recombinase/integrase → MAGSYAALNREVFDNPKKYEGRIARKGGSKKLYLDFFYHGIRIERSTGMDDTPLNRAKVEKLLAAILEQKKLGTLEFAKLFPGASEEEKAFHTRLEHREYAPDARGITFGDYVTRWYGTIWPNFPSHTKREDYRSAIDYWLLPYFGQKSFFHITGIEMQKFLATLKHRAGPKVGEPLSRARVVNVLQVFKTIWNDAVEEHRWTLTDPCRSLKKHLPKKRKKVVEVFRFHEWGAIIEAMELYYRPVAKLMVLTGMIASELAALKKTHIRDGFLYVEQSIVRGEESDSLKTEYRQRRIPLTRAITGILEQATTIATGEYLFTMENGATFTAEKFQRRVWTRALAKAGVKYRKPYTTRHTFAAWALAIRTDQNRVVNLMGHASKQMIYEVYGRYVEGLEKDRLKILAYFGRDFKRGS, encoded by the coding sequence ATGGCAGGAAGCTATGCCGCGCTTAACCGGGAAGTTTTTGACAATCCAAAGAAATACGAAGGACGCATCGCCCGCAAGGGCGGGTCGAAGAAGCTCTATCTCGATTTTTTCTATCACGGAATCCGGATAGAGCGGTCTACCGGGATGGACGATACTCCACTCAACCGAGCGAAAGTCGAAAAGCTGCTTGCTGCGATCCTGGAACAAAAAAAACTTGGCACCCTGGAATTCGCCAAGCTCTTTCCCGGGGCAAGCGAGGAGGAAAAGGCCTTCCATACCCGGCTGGAGCATCGCGAATATGCTCCTGACGCGCGGGGTATTACCTTTGGCGACTATGTGACGAGGTGGTACGGGACCATCTGGCCCAATTTCCCCTCCCACACCAAACGGGAGGATTACCGCAGCGCCATCGACTACTGGCTCCTCCCCTACTTCGGCCAGAAGTCGTTTTTCCACATCACGGGCATCGAGATGCAGAAGTTTCTGGCCACCCTGAAGCACCGGGCAGGGCCGAAAGTGGGGGAACCGCTCTCCCGCGCAAGGGTGGTCAATGTGCTGCAGGTGTTCAAGACCATCTGGAACGATGCCGTCGAGGAGCACCGGTGGACCCTGACCGACCCGTGCCGGTCGCTGAAAAAGCATCTCCCCAAGAAAAGGAAGAAGGTGGTCGAGGTCTTCCGCTTCCACGAGTGGGGGGCCATCATCGAGGCGATGGAGCTGTACTACCGGCCGGTGGCAAAACTGATGGTTCTGACCGGGATGATTGCCTCGGAGCTTGCCGCCCTCAAGAAGACCCACATCCGGGACGGTTTCCTGTACGTGGAGCAATCCATCGTCCGGGGCGAGGAGTCGGATTCCCTGAAAACCGAATACCGACAGCGGCGCATTCCCCTCACCAGGGCCATCACTGGAATTCTGGAACAGGCGACGACAATTGCCACGGGGGAATATCTCTTCACGATGGAGAACGGGGCGACCTTCACCGCCGAAAAATTCCAGCGCCGGGTCTGGACCAGGGCACTAGCCAAGGCAGGAGTCAAGTACCGAAAACCCTACACGACCCGTCATACCTTTGCGGCGTGGGCTCTTGCCATCAGGACTGACCAGAACCGGGTGGTGAACCTCATGGGGCATGCGAGCAAACAAATGATTTACGAGGTGTACGGCAGGTATGTTGAGGGGCTGGAAAAGGACCGGCTGAAGATTCTCGCCTACTTCGGCAGGGACTTCAAACGAGGCAGCTAG
- a CDS encoding ferritin-like domain-containing protein yields MNVFDCALKMEEEARTHYEKLAEAAPVPELKNIFSLLASAEAEHHDALERMKEESDTPAAAFRAVDDAACAFRPLLGKRNLMAELKDDPDGYRHVVKEEEESVRFYEELAATAENDATKKLLLALAEEERRHLSIVENIYSFVESPQTYLAWGEFSNLKEY; encoded by the coding sequence ATGAACGTCTTCGATTGTGCGCTCAAGATGGAAGAGGAAGCCAGGACTCATTACGAGAAGCTGGCGGAGGCGGCGCCGGTTCCCGAACTGAAGAACATTTTTTCCCTGCTGGCGTCGGCCGAAGCGGAGCACCACGATGCCCTGGAAAGGATGAAAGAGGAGAGCGATACTCCCGCTGCCGCATTCAGGGCCGTGGACGATGCGGCATGCGCTTTCCGGCCCCTCCTTGGCAAGCGTAACCTCATGGCCGAGTTGAAGGACGATCCCGACGGCTACCGTCACGTGGTGAAAGAGGAAGAGGAAAGTGTTCGCTTCTACGAAGAGCTGGCCGCCACGGCCGAAAACGATGCGACGAAAAAGCTCCTTCTCGCGCTGGCAGAAGAGGAAAGACGGCATCTGAGCATCGTGGAGAACATCTACTCCTTCGTCGAATCCCCCCAGACCTACCTGGCGTGGGGAGAATTCAGCAACCTGAAGGAGTACTGA
- the flgM gene encoding flagellar biosynthesis anti-sigma factor FlgM: MKIDDKTLASVVGPGKGDAAASSKKFGVDAGAKGDTVELSRNVERFAKANEALQKLPDIRVERVETLKAQIASGEYQVKASDVAEKMLMTMKKGVAV; the protein is encoded by the coding sequence ATGAAAATCGACGATAAAACGTTAGCTTCAGTTGTCGGTCCCGGTAAGGGTGATGCGGCTGCGTCTTCTAAGAAGTTTGGAGTGGACGCCGGCGCCAAGGGAGACACCGTCGAACTCTCCCGCAATGTGGAACGGTTCGCCAAAGCCAATGAGGCCCTCCAGAAGCTTCCGGATATTCGCGTCGAACGAGTGGAGACGCTGAAGGCACAGATTGCTTCTGGTGAGTATCAGGTCAAGGCGAGTGATGTTGCTGAAAAGATGCTGATGACCATGAAAAAGGGAGTTGCGGTCTGA
- a CDS encoding HAD-IA family hydrolase → MPHRTDLIIFDLDGTLIDSLADLTDATNHMLTIFNRPALAEQEVRLLVGQGARRLVERALPGAGEAEIERALLLFIDYNHRNIAVRTVLYPGVRETLDLLRACGTRMAVVSNKNVALCREVLTILAVDGYFDAVLGADSLPQRKPSPEPVLKLLADFGVDANRAAMVGDSINDIAAGNGAGVTTVGCTWGYGAAEELAGADFRITNFPELLNLPMLAG, encoded by the coding sequence GTGCCCCATCGCACCGACCTTATCATCTTCGACCTCGACGGAACCCTGATCGATTCTCTTGCCGACCTGACCGACGCCACCAACCACATGCTGACCATCTTCAACCGGCCTGCGCTTGCCGAGCAGGAGGTCCGCCTCCTCGTGGGGCAGGGGGCGCGCCGCCTTGTGGAACGGGCGCTTCCCGGCGCCGGCGAAGCCGAGATCGAACGGGCGCTTCTCCTCTTCATCGACTACAATCACCGCAACATCGCCGTGCGGACCGTCCTCTATCCCGGGGTGCGGGAGACTCTCGATCTGCTCCGAGCCTGCGGCACGCGGATGGCGGTCGTTTCCAACAAGAACGTCGCCCTCTGTCGGGAGGTCCTCACCATCCTTGCGGTTGACGGCTACTTCGATGCGGTCCTGGGGGCCGATTCCCTGCCGCAGCGCAAGCCGTCGCCGGAACCGGTCCTGAAGCTTCTTGCCGATTTCGGCGTCGATGCCAACAGGGCTGCCATGGTGGGGGACAGCATCAACGATATTGCCGCAGGGAATGGTGCCGGGGTAACGACCGTCGGATGCACCTGGGGATACGGCGCTGCCGAGGAGCTTGCCGGCGCCGACTTCCGGATAACGAACTTTCCGGAGCTTCTGAATCTTCCGATGCTGGCAGGGTAA
- the guaA gene encoding glutamine-hydrolyzing GMP synthase, which produces MSIDIHSEKILILDFGSQYTQLIARRVREAHVYCELHPFDMELAAIRAFSPAGIILSGGPKSVYEEGAPAVAEELFELGVPVLGICYGMQLMSRHFGGEVVAAGKREFGHADLLTCGTPGSLFDGFFVEGKSPVWMSHGDHVSRVPDGFEVVAETANAPVCAIQDVSRRLYGVQFHPEVNHTPRGELLIDTFVRKVCGCTGRWTPGQIIEDAVARIRSQVGSDRVILGLSGGVDSSVAAALIHRAIGDQLTCVFVDNGLLRLGEGDQVMATFAENLGVKVIRVDAEERFLSALAGEADPEKKRKIIGNLFVEIFEEESTKIEDARWLAQGTIYPDVIESAGAKTGKAHNIKSHHNVGGLPEYMKLQLLEPLRELFKDEVRAIGEELGLPHQMVWRHPFPGPGLGVRILGAVKKEYADILRRADAIYIEELYAAGHYDKISQAFAVFLPVKSVGVMGDGRTYEYVVALRAVETKDFMTAGWYPLPYDDMARISSRIINEVKGVNRVVYDISSKPPATIEWE; this is translated from the coding sequence ATGAGCATCGACATCCACAGCGAAAAGATCCTTATTCTCGACTTCGGTTCCCAGTACACCCAACTCATTGCCCGGCGGGTGCGCGAGGCCCATGTCTACTGCGAACTCCACCCCTTCGACATGGAGCTGGCGGCGATCCGCGCCTTCTCCCCCGCGGGGATCATCCTCTCCGGCGGTCCGAAGTCGGTCTACGAGGAGGGGGCGCCGGCCGTGGCCGAGGAGCTCTTCGAGCTGGGAGTGCCGGTGCTCGGGATCTGCTACGGCATGCAGCTCATGAGCCGCCATTTCGGCGGCGAGGTGGTGGCGGCCGGGAAGCGGGAGTTCGGCCATGCCGATCTCCTGACCTGCGGTACCCCCGGTTCGCTCTTCGACGGCTTCTTTGTCGAAGGGAAGAGCCCGGTCTGGATGAGCCACGGTGACCACGTCTCCCGGGTCCCCGACGGATTCGAGGTGGTGGCCGAGACCGCCAACGCCCCGGTCTGCGCCATCCAAGACGTCTCCCGCCGTCTCTATGGCGTGCAGTTCCATCCCGAGGTGAACCATACCCCCCGCGGCGAACTGCTGATCGACACCTTTGTCCGGAAGGTCTGCGGCTGCACCGGCAGATGGACCCCCGGCCAGATCATCGAAGACGCCGTGGCCCGGATCCGGAGCCAGGTGGGGAGCGACCGGGTGATCCTCGGCCTCTCGGGGGGGGTCGACTCGTCGGTGGCGGCGGCCCTCATCCACCGTGCCATTGGCGACCAGCTTACCTGCGTCTTCGTCGATAACGGTCTTCTCCGCCTCGGCGAGGGTGACCAGGTGATGGCGACTTTTGCCGAGAACCTGGGGGTAAAGGTGATCCGGGTGGATGCCGAGGAGCGGTTCCTTTCGGCCCTGGCCGGCGAGGCCGATCCGGAGAAGAAGCGCAAGATCATCGGGAACCTCTTCGTGGAGATCTTCGAGGAGGAGTCGACGAAGATCGAGGATGCGAGATGGCTTGCCCAGGGGACCATCTATCCCGACGTCATCGAGTCGGCCGGTGCCAAGACCGGCAAGGCCCACAACATCAAGAGCCACCACAATGTCGGCGGGCTCCCCGAATACATGAAGCTTCAGCTTCTGGAGCCCCTGCGGGAGCTCTTCAAGGACGAGGTGCGGGCCATCGGCGAGGAACTGGGGCTGCCGCACCAGATGGTCTGGCGCCACCCGTTCCCGGGGCCGGGGCTTGGCGTGCGGATCCTCGGCGCGGTGAAGAAGGAGTACGCCGACATCCTCCGCCGGGCCGATGCCATCTATATCGAGGAACTTTACGCCGCCGGGCATTATGACAAGATCAGCCAGGCCTTCGCGGTATTCCTCCCGGTGAAGAGCGTCGGCGTCATGGGGGACGGACGCACCTACGAGTACGTTGTGGCGCTGCGGGCGGTGGAGACCAAGGATTTCATGACCGCCGGGTGGTACCCGCTCCCCTACGATGACATGGCCCGGATCAGCAGCCGGATCATCAACGAGGTGAAGGGGGTCAACCGGGTGGTGTACGACATCAGTTCGAAGCCTCCCGCCACCATCGAGTGGGAATGA
- the guaB gene encoding IMP dehydrogenase, protein MLDETIPEGLTFDDVLLVPAHSQVLPRDVNLSSRLTKNIPLNIPLVSAAMDTVTEARTAICMAREGGLGIIHKNLTIEEQAMEVDKVKKSESGMIVDPITMRPTQKIHEALAIMEKYRISGVPITNSKGKLVGILTNRDLRFETNLDLPISARMTKGRLVTVPVGTTLEEAKEHLKNTRVEKLLVVDGEKNLKGLITIKDIEKVRKYPHACKDALGRLRVGAAVGPSGDMEARVDALLRAGVDVIVVDTAHGHSQGVLDAIRAAKANFPGIELIAGNIATAEAAEALIKAGVDAIKVGIGPGSICTTRVVAGVGVPQISAIAQCAKVARKYDIPLIADGGVKYSGDVTKAVAAGADVIMIGSLFAGTEESPGDTILYQGRAYKSYRGMGSIGAMKQGSKDRYFQSDVESEVKLVPEGIEGMVPLRGPLGANVHQLMGGLRAGMGYTGSHSIKELQEKGRFIRITGAGLKESHVHDVMITKEAPNYRVENVR, encoded by the coding sequence ATGCTAGATGAAACGATTCCGGAAGGCCTGACCTTCGACGATGTTCTCCTCGTTCCCGCCCATTCCCAGGTACTCCCGCGCGACGTAAACCTTTCCTCCCGCCTCACCAAGAACATTCCCCTCAACATTCCGCTTGTTTCGGCCGCCATGGATACGGTCACCGAGGCCCGCACCGCCATCTGCATGGCGCGCGAGGGGGGGCTTGGCATCATCCACAAGAATCTCACCATCGAGGAGCAGGCGATGGAGGTGGACAAGGTCAAGAAGAGCGAATCCGGCATGATCGTGGACCCGATCACCATGCGCCCTACCCAGAAAATCCATGAGGCCCTGGCCATCATGGAAAAATACCGGATCTCGGGCGTTCCCATAACCAATAGCAAGGGGAAACTGGTCGGCATTCTCACCAACCGGGACCTCCGTTTCGAAACCAATCTCGATCTGCCGATCTCGGCCCGCATGACCAAGGGGCGCCTCGTCACCGTACCGGTCGGCACCACCCTTGAAGAGGCGAAGGAACACCTGAAGAACACCCGGGTGGAGAAGCTCCTCGTGGTGGATGGGGAGAAGAACCTGAAAGGGCTCATCACCATCAAGGATATCGAGAAGGTCAGGAAGTATCCCCACGCCTGCAAGGACGCCCTCGGGCGTCTGCGGGTCGGCGCGGCGGTCGGTCCTTCGGGCGACATGGAGGCCCGGGTCGACGCCCTCCTCAGGGCGGGGGTCGACGTGATCGTGGTCGACACGGCCCACGGCCACTCCCAGGGGGTTCTCGACGCCATCCGGGCCGCCAAGGCGAACTTCCCCGGCATTGAGCTGATCGCCGGCAACATCGCCACCGCCGAGGCGGCAGAGGCCCTCATCAAGGCCGGCGTCGATGCCATCAAGGTCGGGATTGGCCCTGGCTCCATCTGCACCACCCGCGTCGTGGCCGGGGTCGGCGTTCCTCAGATCAGCGCCATCGCCCAGTGTGCTAAGGTCGCCCGCAAGTATGACATTCCCCTCATCGCCGACGGCGGGGTGAAGTATTCGGGCGACGTCACCAAGGCGGTTGCCGCCGGGGCCGACGTCATCATGATCGGCTCCCTCTTCGCCGGCACCGAGGAGTCGCCGGGCGACACCATCCTCTACCAGGGGCGGGCTTACAAGAGCTACCGCGGCATGGGCTCCATCGGCGCCATGAAGCAGGGGAGCAAGGACCGCTACTTCCAGAGCGACGTGGAGAGCGAGGTGAAGCTCGTTCCCGAGGGGATCGAGGGGATGGTGCCGCTGCGGGGCCCGCTGGGGGCCAACGTCCACCAGCTCATGGGCGGCCTGCGGGCCGGCATGGGGTACACCGGCAGCCACAGCATCAAGGAGCTTCAGGAGAAGGGGCGCTTCATCCGCATCACCGGTGCGGGGCTCAAGGAGTCCCACGTCCATGACGTCATGATTACCAAGGAGGCCCCGAACTACCGGGTCGAAAACGTTCGATGA
- a CDS encoding aldehyde ferredoxin oxidoreductase family protein: MSGWTGIIQYVDLARRRSWREKLPADLLHAYLGGRGLGVRLMRGCHHLDPLAPEMPLIFSVGPLCGTQAPTAARLTVVSRSPLTGTIYDCSAGGRFAWRLKAAGLDALVVTGRSATPVAIAVTPAGAEILDVPNLWGRTVHETVAALAERGSVTAIGPAGEHGVLFANIMMGEGNSVGRGGLGAVMGAKGLKGVVVDGDGTTGIADRQRFDTARQDVMRLFRASPVIFGELGIAEYGTPALVDLMRQRRMAPTENFRGTVFEASGNYSGPAIRREYQARKDGCYGCPIQCKKSTPQGEHLPEYETVSHFGALNGIASLAAIVKSNTLCNELGIDTISAAATLSAWGEARGRFPDGDEVQRLLADIAFRRGDGDLLALGSRRVTEALGRPELSMSVKGLELPAYDPRGAYGMALAYCTSNRGGCHLRAYPVSHEILRKPIATDRFSFSGKARIIAIAEDTNAAIDSLVACKFSFFGATLEEYAELLAATTGIDYSPQSLKEIGRRIYLTERFYNCVNGFDAKDDILPERFFVEAGSSGEGIEILPVDRPRFAEELQKYYRIRGLTPNGIFADPDFLAKQP, translated from the coding sequence ATGTCTGGCTGGACGGGAATCATCCAATACGTTGATCTGGCGCGGCGGCGGAGCTGGCGGGAAAAGCTCCCCGCCGACCTGCTTCATGCCTATCTCGGGGGGAGGGGGCTCGGGGTGCGCCTCATGCGGGGGTGCCATCACCTCGATCCGCTGGCTCCCGAGATGCCCCTCATCTTCTCCGTCGGCCCCCTCTGCGGTACGCAGGCCCCCACGGCGGCACGCCTGACGGTCGTCTCGCGCTCGCCACTCACGGGGACCATCTACGACTGTTCCGCGGGGGGGCGCTTCGCCTGGCGCCTCAAGGCCGCGGGGCTCGATGCCCTGGTTGTCACCGGCCGCAGCGCGACCCCCGTTGCCATCGCCGTGACACCGGCTGGCGCCGAGATTCTCGATGTTCCGAACCTCTGGGGGAGGACTGTCCACGAAACCGTCGCCGCCCTGGCCGAGCGGGGGAGTGTGACGGCCATCGGGCCGGCCGGCGAGCATGGCGTCCTCTTCGCCAACATCATGATGGGGGAGGGGAACTCGGTGGGGCGGGGCGGCCTCGGGGCGGTCATGGGAGCCAAGGGGCTGAAGGGGGTGGTCGTCGATGGTGACGGAACCACTGGCATTGCTGACCGTCAGCGCTTCGACACGGCGCGGCAGGATGTGATGCGCCTGTTTCGGGCTTCCCCCGTCATATTCGGCGAGCTCGGGATTGCCGAGTACGGCACGCCGGCGCTGGTGGATCTCATGCGCCAGCGTCGGATGGCCCCAACCGAGAATTTTCGCGGCACCGTCTTCGAGGCGTCCGGCAACTACTCGGGACCAGCCATCCGGCGCGAGTACCAGGCGAGGAAGGACGGCTGCTACGGCTGTCCCATCCAGTGCAAGAAGAGCACCCCCCAGGGTGAGCACCTCCCCGAGTACGAGACCGTCTCCCATTTCGGCGCCCTGAACGGCATCGCGAGCCTTGCCGCCATCGTGAAGTCGAACACCCTCTGCAACGAGCTCGGCATCGATACCATTTCGGCCGCCGCCACCCTTTCCGCCTGGGGTGAGGCACGGGGGCGCTTCCCGGACGGGGACGAGGTGCAGCGGCTTCTTGCTGACATCGCCTTCCGCCGCGGCGACGGCGACCTTCTGGCGCTCGGCTCCCGCCGGGTGACAGAGGCCTTGGGACGTCCCGAGCTCTCCATGAGCGTCAAGGGGCTCGAGCTCCCCGCCTACGATCCCCGCGGCGCCTACGGCATGGCGCTCGCCTACTGCACGAGCAACCGGGGAGGGTGCCACCTGCGGGCCTATCCCGTTTCCCATGAAATCCTGCGCAAGCCGATCGCCACCGACCGCTTCTCCTTCTCGGGCAAGGCGCGGATCATTGCCATCGCCGAGGACACCAACGCCGCCATCGATTCGCTGGTGGCGTGCAAGTTCTCGTTCTTCGGTGCCACGTTGGAAGAGTATGCCGAACTCCTGGCAGCCACCACCGGCATCGATTATTCGCCCCAGTCGCTGAAGGAAATCGGCCGCCGCATCTATCTCACCGAGCGGTTCTACAACTGCGTCAACGGCTTCGACGCGAAGGACGACATCCTGCCGGAACGGTTTTTTGTCGAGGCCGGCTCCAGCGGCGAGGGGATCGAGATCCTCCCCGTCGATCGGCCGCGCTTCGCCGAAGAGCTCCAGAAGTACTACCGTATCCGGGGACTCACGCCGAACGGGATCTTTGCCGATCCGGATTTCCTCGCAAAACAGCCATGA
- a CDS encoding PAS domain-containing sensor histidine kinase, protein MGTFNNLHSASYLAPTPRASSEEVRSTRRRVLRDAALRSLLEALPDYVLILNHERQVVAANSRLLSAFDLEDIEKIIGKRPGEVLGCIFSSRGPAGCGTSPNCQACGAFISILESQQLREQNCQECRITLNREGSRVSLDLEVISNPAQVDGLPLTVCIIRDISDQKRRNVLERVFFHDVINTAGGIHGIASMLAQSDGLPRDKELQYKEWMVQLSNRLIDEINHQRKLLAAERGEFKPDPGMVDVPELLREVHALYVNHDIADGRMLIIGPTSDCLLVSDAAILRRILGNLVKNALEASARGETVTLAGADHGETVTFTVHNPGVMSPEVQLQVFQRSFSTKEGTGRGIGTYSVKLFGERYLKGTVGFTSREPDGTTFFISTPKHFA, encoded by the coding sequence ATGGGAACTTTTAACAACCTCCATTCTGCATCCTACCTCGCTCCCACCCCCCGTGCGTCGAGCGAAGAGGTTCGTTCGACACGGCGCCGGGTGCTGCGTGATGCGGCGCTCCGTTCCCTCCTGGAAGCGCTGCCCGATTATGTGCTTATCCTGAACCACGAACGCCAGGTAGTGGCTGCCAACAGCCGGTTGCTCAGCGCCTTTGACCTGGAGGATATCGAAAAGATCATCGGCAAGCGCCCCGGCGAGGTTCTGGGCTGCATCTTTTCGTCGAGAGGTCCGGCCGGATGCGGAACTTCCCCCAATTGCCAAGCCTGCGGTGCCTTCATCTCGATTCTCGAGAGCCAGCAACTGAGGGAGCAGAATTGCCAGGAATGCCGGATCACCCTGAATCGAGAGGGAAGCAGGGTCTCCCTTGATCTGGAGGTGATCTCGAATCCGGCCCAGGTCGACGGCCTCCCCCTGACGGTCTGCATCATCCGCGACATCAGCGACCAGAAGCGCCGAAACGTTCTGGAACGGGTCTTCTTTCACGATGTAATCAATACTGCCGGGGGGATTCACGGCATCGCCTCGATGCTCGCCCAAAGCGACGGGCTCCCGCGCGACAAGGAACTGCAGTACAAGGAGTGGATGGTTCAACTCTCGAACCGACTGATCGACGAGATCAATCATCAGCGGAAACTGCTGGCGGCGGAGCGGGGTGAGTTCAAACCCGATCCCGGCATGGTGGATGTGCCGGAGTTGCTGCGGGAAGTGCATGCGCTTTACGTGAACCATGACATTGCCGACGGGCGCATGCTCATTATCGGCCCAACCTCCGACTGTCTCCTGGTGAGCGACGCCGCGATCCTGCGGAGGATACTGGGGAACCTGGTGAAAAACGCCCTGGAAGCGTCAGCGCGGGGAGAAACCGTGACGCTGGCGGGGGCCGATCATGGCGAGACGGTTACGTTCACCGTTCACAACCCGGGAGTCATGTCGCCGGAAGTGCAGCTGCAGGTCTTCCAGCGCTCCTTCAGCACCAAGGAGGGGACGGGACGGGGGATCGGCACCTATAGCGTGAAACTGTTCGGCGAGCGGTACCTGAAGGGAACGGTCGGCTTCACAAGCCGTGAGCCGGACGGGACCACCTTCTTCATCTCGACCCCGAAGCACTTCGCCTGA